Below is a genomic region from Catenuloplanes atrovinosus.
CTGCTGATCGCCTGGTTCGCGATGCTCGGCGTCGGCGCCAAGGAGATCCGGCAGGAACTGGACGTGGACCGGCTGCGCGACGCGTCCGCGATCTCCGCCCAGGTCCGCGATTCCTCCGAGCTGGCCAGCCAGCGGGACACGCTGCTGGCGGAGAAGGCGGCGCTGCAGACCGCGTACGACCGGGCCGCCGCCGCGATCCCGGCGCTGCAACGCGCGTTCGACGAGGAGTGCAACGGCACCGGCGGTACGCGCACGCCCGGCTGCGGCCCGATCGCGCAGGTCAAGCTCGGCGACCTGAACGCCGGCAAGGCGGCCCGGGACGCCGCGCAGCGCCGCCTGGCCGCCCGCGGCGCGGAGATCGACGCGGCCGTGCAGCAGCTGGACCGGCGCATCGCGGCCAGCGCGGACGCGGCCAGCGTCTCCACCGCGCACAACGACGGCGTCTTCGCCCGCCGCGCCGCGCTGGCCCGGGTGCTGGCCGTCGACCCGGAGGCGCGGCGGCTCTATCACCTGCTGGAGGTGGTCTTCGTCGTGGTCGACCTGGTCCCGGCCGTGGCGAAGGTGTTCTCCCCGGTCAGCATGGTGGACATCGCGCGACGGCAGCGCCGCGCGCGGGCGCGGGAGGAACTGGAGGCCGCGACCGCGGCCGAGCGCGAGTCGCCGGACGTGCACGCGGCGCTGGTCTACGCGGCGGCGCAGCGCGCGGAGAGCCTGCGCGAGCAGGCGGACGCACGGCGCGCGCTGGACAACGCCTACCTGACCGACCGGGAGTTCCTGCACCGCGAGGCCGAGCACCGGGTCGCGCAGCACGAGGCGGCGCTGCGGGCGGAGCGCGCGCCGCACCGGGAGATGCCACACGCGCGGCCCGGCCGCCGGGCCTTCTCCGGACGGGCTCGGCGCCGTCGCCGGGTCGCGCGCACGCCGTCGCCCTTACCTCATTCCTCCGTTAGATCGAGTAAAGAGCACGACTGAATCCCGACCGAAGCGGGACGGTTGACCGTCCGGTGCCGCAAACTTGGCCCAGTTGTGACCCCGATGCGGCGACCGAATGCGGGTCGGCCTGCCGAAAATCCGAGAAACTAACGATCGGTGATTCCGGCTGTCACGCACGCGCGGAGCGAAGGCCCGATTTTTCCGCTCCAGCCCGAGATGACTCACCTTTGAGAGTCTGCATATGCACGTGCATCTGCACTTGCCATCGCCGCGTGCGGACGCGCATCATTGCCGGAGCGCCTCGCGCCATGCCCCGCACCGCCCCAGCGAGTCGAGCGAGGACCCCCATGCCCGAACCGCCCCCGCTGCCGCCGAACCGCCGCTGGATCGTCGATCGCCTGCTGCCGCGCTTCCTGGAGCCGGAGTTCACCGACGCCGGCGACCTGGTCCCGACCGAGCAACCGATCATGCTGTTCTGGGCCGCCCGCGGCGACCGCGGCAGCGACGTGCTCGCCCATGTCCGCGCCGAGGCCCAGGGCAACCGGCCGTGCGTGCGGATCGACCTCGGCGCCTGCGGCTGGCTGGAGCCGCACGAGTTGCTCGCCCGGGTCATGTTCGGGCTGGCCACCCAGGTGAAGGGGTTCGGCCGGCTCACGCTTCCCCGGTTCGCGCTGGGCCTGGTCGCGCTGCGGGTGTCGTTCGAGGACGACAACAGCCGGCACGTCACCGACCAGGTGCTCCGCGACCTGCTGGCCAACCGGCACCGGCTCAAGGCCACCACGCGCGAGGTCATGCTGAAGCTCGGCCGCGACCTCGCCGCCGCCGGTCTCAAGCCCGGCCCGGCCGAGGTCAGCTACCTGGGCGCGATCGACGCCACCGCCGCCTCGCTCGGCCGCCGCGCCCACGAGAGCCTGTCGTGGTTCCGGCAGCGGCACACCACCTCCGGCGACCCGGTCGACGCGCTGATCGACCTGCGGCACACCATGGAGGTCGACCACGAGGCGGTCGAGGCGATCCTGTGCGAGGCGTTCCTGACCGACCTCGCCGCGGCGTACGACGGGGGTCGCTTCGCCGGCCCGCGCACCGACCACCCCGTGGTCCTGCTCGACCACGCGGACAGCGGCTCCGGCCTCAGCCTGCTGTCCACGCTCACCTCCGTCCGGCACAAGCGGCTGGTCGAGCGGGGCGGCACCGGCCGCTCCGACCCGTTGCTGCTGCTCGCGTCCGGGCACACGCGCTTCCCGTCCGGCGCCTCCGCCACCGGCCCCGCGCTCTCCCGCGCCGGGGACGGCGGCGCCGGCGCCTGGCGCGAGCGGCTCGCCGCCGGCTGGGCCGATCCCGCACACCTGCTGCTCGTGACCGAGCTGCCCGATCTCGACGACGATTCCGCCGAGGCGATGAGCCGCCATCTCGAGTCCGCCGTCACCTCCGACGACGTGACCGTGGCGGAGCGTCTCACCGGCGGCCATCCCTGGGGGTTCGCCCATGTGTTACGGACGCTGGCGGCGGCACGACAGGCGGACACCACCGCCGGCCCGCCCCTCGATCCCCGGACAGTGCTGCGTCTGGCCGACGCCGTTGACCCGGGTGCGACGCTCGCGACGGTGAGCGCGACCCGGCTGCTCGGCCGCGTCGGCGGCGCGATCCACGAGGAGCTGATCACCTGCAGCGCGCTGCCGGCGCTCGACCCGGTCTCCACCGCGGTCGCGCTCGCCGCGCCGCCGCCGCCCGCGCTCACCGAGTTCGTCCGCACCGACCTGCTGGTCGCGCCGCGCACCCGGATCATGCACCCGTTCCTGCGCCGCGTGCTGCTCGACCAGCTCGCCGAGCGCCCGATCAACCATCCCGACTCGTGGCGCGCCGTCCACGAGCGCCTCCGCGAGCACCGCGAGCAGCTCGGCGACCGGCCCGGCGCACTTCGCCACGGCCTCGCGCTCGGCGAGATCGAGCCCGTCGTCAGCCACCTCGACCTCCGCCTCGCCGAACTCCCCGCCGACGACTGGCTGGCCGAGCTCCGCGCGATCACCGCCGCTCCCCGGATGACCGGCCTCCACCCCGGCCCCCGCGGCGAACTCCGCGAACTCGCCGAACCCATCAACGGCGATCCGCACCTGGTCCGGCTGGTCATCGCCCACTGGATCCGTACCGACCCGCTCGGCGACCCGACCGGCGCCCTCGACGTCCAGATCGCCGCCGCCCTCGACCACCTCGCCGACCGCGCGGTCTTCCAGATCGACCGCTTCTACGACGAGGCCTACGCGTTCCGCAGCCGCCGTCCCCGCCCGGCCGGCTCCTGGATGGCCGACCTCAACACCTGACGATCACACCCGGGCTGTCCCGGTCCCGCCGTGGTCCGGTCCCGCCGCTCCCGCCGGAGACCGGTCGGCCGTGGCCGGCCTCCCTGCCAGTCCCGCACCCACCAGACCCCCCGGCCGCGTAGAAGACGCGAACACCGTCCCGCCGACACCACCGAACCGCGGCGGGAATCGCGGCCCGTGCGGAGGCCGCGTGGCTGGTAGGCCGGCCCCGCGGACCGGCAGGGAGGAGCGCCGGCGACGGCCGGTGCCCGCGGGAGCGTTCGGACCGCGACCACGCCGGAAGCGGGAAGGACGATGTCCCGGCCTCACCGGTCGGCCGGCCAGCCGTGCAGGACCAGCGGGGTGCCGGTGCGCCAGCCGGTGAGACCGGCGACGTTGTACGGCTCGGTGTCCGAGGGCAGCGCGCCGGCCGGGAACCAGGCGAGCCCCGCGCATTTGTGCGGCTCCGCGTTGACCGGTTCGCCGTGCCGGGCCGGGTCGTGCGTCGCGTGGAAGAACAGGCCGACCCGCGCGTGCCCGTCCGGCCTGGCCAGGTGCACGGTGGTGGCCAGCCGCACGTCCACGGCGGACAGTGTGAGGCCGGCCTCCTCGCGCGCCTCGCGGAGCACGGCCGCGCGCACGCTCTCGCCCTGTTCGACCTTGCCGGACGGCACGTTCCACAGGCCGTCCGCGAAGCCGGTGTTCCGCCGCAACGCCAACAGCACCTCGGTGCCGCGGGACAGGACCAGGAACACGTCGAGCGGGCTCGTGTACGGCATCAGCGCAGCTCCAATGCGGTGCTGACGAACAGCGCGGCGTCCACCCAGGACGTCACGGCCGCGTCGGACGGGTCGGGGCCGAGCGAGTCGGCGAGGTGGCGGATCGCGTCGGCGGCGCGCCGCAGCCCGAGGCCGGTGAGCGCGGTCGCCTCCGCGCGCAGCCGGTCCGGGAACGAGGCCGGCAGGTGGGCCAGGCCCCGGTGCGCCGCCTCCGCCAGCACGCCCTCGGCCTGGGTCAGCGCGTCGGCCAGCGGGTCCGACGGGATGACGCCGTGCGGCAGCGCGTCCGCCCGGCCGTCCGGCGCCGTCAGGTCCGGCACCACGATCGGGCCGTCCGCGGCGATCGCCAGCGGGTCGATGACCAGGCCGCCGGCCGAGCGCCGCACGCCGCCGCTGACCAGCCGCACCGGGCCGTGATCGCCGGTGAGCGCGGCGGCCAGCGCGTCGAGCCGGCCGGGCGCGGCGGACGTGTGGTGCGCGACGATCCGGGCGAGCGTGCCGGACGCGTCCGCGACCAGCGCGTCCAGCCGCTGCCGGCCGGGTGAGTAGACGACGTCGCGCACCTCCGCGACGGCGAGCGCGCGCACCAGTTCGGCCTCGACCCGCGGCCGGACCGGACGCGGCGGCAGCGCGTCGAGGCGCCGCCGCTCCTCGTCGTAGGAGCCGACGAACAGCCCGCCAGGCAGCTGCTCCCAGGTGCCGTGCGAGGGCGTTGCGGACGTCTTCGCCAGCCGGCCGGTGGCCAGCCGCACCACGCGGCTCGCGCTGCGCACGGCCGACTCCGTGACCACGTTGCCGCCGGCCAGGGCGCCGAGCGCGACGCCACCGGCCCGGCGGCGGGCCAGCGCGGGCCCGTCCTCGCCCGTGGTCCACGTGCGGCGCAGCACCAGCACGGTGGTGCTGTCCGCGTGCGCGAGGAAAACCTCGACGGTACGGTCGTCGCCCAGCTCGCTCACCCGGCATCCGAGGCTCTCCAACCGGGTGCGGCGCAGTGGCGTCTCGGCCGCCTCCTCCGTGCCCAGCACCCGGCTGCGCAGCCCGGAGCCGCCGTTGCGCATGGTCCGGTCCCGCGCGTGCAGCTCCACCAGCAGCTCGGCCAGCGCCTCCGGCCGGTAGCCGGCGCCCCGGTCGCGGTACGCGGCCAGCAGCTCCGCCAGGTCCGCGACCGCGAGCAGTGGCCAGCGCAGTCCGGCCGCGTCCAGCCCGCGGCGCGCCTCGGCGAGCGCGGACGCCAGGCCCGGCCCGGCGTGCACCGCACCGTCGCGGAGCAGCGCGGACGCCACCGCCACGGCCGGGGCCAGCCCGGTGCCGTCCTCGGCGGCGGCCGGTTCCGTACCCCCAACCTCGATCTGGATCTCCGGCGCGCCCGGCGCGCGCTCGTCCGCGGCCCGGAACGCCCAGACCGCGAGCGCGAGCACGTCGTCGCGCGCGCCCGCGACCGCGTCCGTGTGCACGAAGCCGAGGTCGTGCGGGACCAGGAAGCGGACGGTGGCGGAGCCGAGGTCGACCTGCGCCGCCGGGTCGGCGGCGGTAGGGCGGCGCACCCGGGCCAGGTAGCCGGCGCGCAGCGCCCGGCGTGCCGCGGTCATCAGCCGGGCCCCGATCCGCGCTTGGAGCTGCTCGTCCGTGAACGTGCCCGGCGACCAGCCCACCGGTTCCCCGGCCTCGGCGGTCCGCTGTGGCGCGACGCCCGTCTCGGCGGCGCGCTGGTACGTGAGCACCAGCGCGAGCAGGTGCCGGCAGGCGCCGGTCGCCCCGCAGGTGCAGGTGCCCGTCGCCAGTCCGCCGGCCGGCAGCCGGGTCACCGGCCCGTCCGTGAACACCGCGACGACCGTGCCGTCCGCCTCCTCGGTCACCGCCGGCGGCGCCGCGTCCACCTCCTTGGCCGCGCGTTTGACCAGGCCGCGGTTGGTCAGGGCGGCCAGCGCGTCCGGGGTCAGCGCGAGCAGGTCGGCCCTCATCGGTTGACGTGCTCCGCGATGAACGCGGCGAGTTCGCCGGGCGTCATCGCGCCGACCGCGGCTCCCACGTTCGCGAAGCGCTGGGCGGTGTGCGTGTCGTAGTGCGGGTTCGCGGCCGTGTCCAGCGCGGCCAGGCAGAACACCTTGGTGCCCTGGTCGACCAGGCCGCCGATCAGCCGGACCAGATGGTGCGGGTCGCCGCCCTCGTAGAAGTCGC
It encodes:
- a CDS encoding DUF4407 domain-containing protein, with the translated sequence MSSTDARPARRRPHLFLRASGVDPGEAIFWGEAGRYRVFGALVLFTTLMATATVFWAVTIATDAPWQVAVAVALIWGFGIFQIDRWLISAHVERDGVLHRLWLLVPRLAIAVPMGLLIAWFAMLGVGAKEIRQELDVDRLRDASAISAQVRDSSELASQRDTLLAEKAALQTAYDRAAAAIPALQRAFDEECNGTGGTRTPGCGPIAQVKLGDLNAGKAARDAAQRRLAARGAEIDAAVQQLDRRIAASADAASVSTAHNDGVFARRAALARVLAVDPEARRLYHLLEVVFVVVDLVPAVAKVFSPVSMVDIARRQRRARAREELEAATAAERESPDVHAALVYAAAQRAESLREQADARRALDNAYLTDREFLHREAEHRVAQHEAALRAERAPHREMPHARPGRRAFSGRARRRRRVARTPSPLPHSSVRSSKEHD
- a CDS encoding NUDIX hydrolase is translated as MPYTSPLDVFLVLSRGTEVLLALRRNTGFADGLWNVPSGKVEQGESVRAAVLREAREEAGLTLSAVDVRLATTVHLARPDGHARVGLFFHATHDPARHGEPVNAEPHKCAGLAWFPAGALPSDTEPYNVAGLTGWRTGTPLVLHGWPADR